The genomic interval CCGCTGGAACTTCCAACGAGCAGAGATCTCTGGAGCTTCCAACAGCCAGCGTGGGCATCCACGAGATTACTTCCTGTCCCACGGCCAGCGTCCACCCTCAATCAACCCTAGAGACTCGGCTAGAGGTTCCGACGGCAACTTTGTGTATACCACTCAACTTAATTTCTTCCCTCCCCTGTTTCATTATATTCGTAAATCTCAGGCAGATTTTCTTCCCTCCCCTGTTTTATTATTTCCGTAAATCTCAACTTAATTACTCATCTTCTATATCTTCTATGGGTAACTTATTTTAGGGTAATTTCTTCTAATATCTTGGGTAATTTCTTTACTCATTTCAGGAGACTTCCTTCCCTTAGAAGTAGCCAACGATTGCCCCCTTGTAAGCAGTCGAAAATGGGCAATTGGGTCGGCCACCTTGCTTCTGCCGACATGTATTAAGTCAGGTGAATTCCCATTCATGGTGttcaatttcatgtttttaaaactCATGAATCCTTAGTGGATTAAGAGTGATGCTGTTCTGTGTTAACGTTAGTTGATGGTTGTTGGGTATAAAGGGGACTGTCACTTGTTGGGTATATAGGCCTTGTGTCACTGTAATATACGATACACAATTTCTTCAATGACAGACCTCATGATCTTCAAAAATATAGACTTTCGATGCTTTATTCCAAATTCTGTCGGCAGAAGTGATCATCATTTCTTAAGTTGGACCTTCATTTGGACCTTCATTTCTGTTAATTATtcactgtgtgtgtgtgtgtgtgttgatgGCTCTAAGTTGGACCTTCATTTCTCACAGCTTACTTAGTGATCTCTGGAGCTACTGATTAACCTTTTTATAAGGTAGTTGATCAACTTTCTCTTAATTCAATTCTTAAACCTGTACTCTTTCAACTCCAAGTCATATTATATAGTGGTAGGAGAAAGTGTGACCTAAAGTTGTTGTCATGACAATTTGATATCAGCCATGTTGACGTTTTGGTCCTTACTTTCATGCACGCAGATCACTAGAGCTACTGAGCTACTAAGTGACTGAgttggaaccttataaaaaagGGTGATAATTTTCTCCATATGGCATATTGATCAACTACCTTATTTCCcaccatggcttgccttggaaAAAAAGTGTGATAATTTTCTGGTTGGATGCTACTAATCAACtaccttatttttgttttattgaaaCAATAAGAGgccaataagagagagagatataaaaaggaattgaaggaaaaaaaaaatcagcaaacaAGTTCTaagcaaaaaaatttaaaaacttgaggaaaaattaaatgttttgactatttttacaaattgatgACACTTGCTTTGATcatcttgatcatgatcatgtcaatCTTTATGGTTAAACTTATGACAATCCCATAAGGCCTTAGTTTTCTTTAGCCAATGATTGGAGTTGGTTGTTTTTCCCATTATCCACCAAGGAGTCCCCAAATATGAAGTACGAAGGTACTTGAGGCTCTGCTCCTGCCAGCTTGCACCATATATTAATACTGGACAACCAGCACACACATCACAcccattttcttaatatattttgccaTTGAAACAAGctatagaaaacaaaataaaacaaaaaaatctgaCGAACTAGAAAGACTCGTAGTACCCAATTAGGTGTTTATTATGTGTATGTTTGTGAGGAGTAATTTATATTCAACGTATATAGAAGTATATATAGTGGAGGGGAGAGAGACAAATTGTTTGCTTGACGGATTGACCATGGTTTTGCTTTTACAGTTGAGGGAGTTAGATAGAAGCATTAACTTCATGCGGATGTAATGTGAAACTGTACCTCTCTTTGCTCTTTTAGCTTTAACTTTAAAAGACGGCACTGTACAGTACCTCTCTTTGCTCTTTTAGCCCTTGCATGTGGGTTTGCACTGGATTACACTATGGGATTcggattttgaaatttgttaatGTGTGCAAAAGTGATTTAATAGCAAAAGGTTGAGTCGGTACCCCATAATCATGCAACAAGGGCCATCTAATTGGCTATATGCAATCACAtataaatatggaaaatgtaataagaacaataaattatattgcAATGTCAGTTTTAGTTTAGTCTTCTGGTTTGCGTTTAGCAACTTcacaacatttaattttttttttttttgtgtgaaaatgGTAGCTGTAGTAAAATTGTTGTTTAAGGCTATTCAATTTTGTAGTAAGAAAGTTATATTATCAAAGAATTGAAATGTCACCAGGCCAATAATGCATTCTAAATTATCAACTTTCTAGAagcaattttaaaattagacaaCCAGGCCACCGGTACTTTCTTAATAAGCTAatatttggtctttttttttttaatctgtcggttttatatatattaactgcTGGGTTTAATTAATCTCACCATAATTATGCAGGTTTAAGCATATAGATTATTCTAATACTGCTTTAATTAGCTAGTATGAGTGATTAATACATGGCCTACCACTATTTTGTGGCTCGAATATTGGTGTGacctatatataaaagaaaatcattaaaataaaagttaaatgtaattatatatataattattgctATAACAAACATTTTTCTACAATATATAGTTATTGCTTGACTAATATACTAAATACAATCTTAGTTAGAAGGTACAAGCCATATGCGCACCCTTTAAAGAAATTGGTCACACTATTAAAGGAATGTACGTGTGAGGCATTCATTTCactaagattataaataaaaaaacaaaactcatttccCTTATGGTTTATGTACTATATTGCAGCGAATCTGTCATGTACCTAAGATAACTACCATGTGTACTATACACACACGTATGTAGGAGTACTCATGAGACGTTTTTTCCCATGAGTATCACTCCTGagaaatattgatatttcttgtagtgagtgaCCCAAAAATTCTAATACCATTAACTACTAATTTGGTTTAACCCTtagaaatatcatattttaggTAAAGgctatctttaaatattaacaaATGGACCAGCTGCATGTATACGCAACTTTTGTTAATGGAGGATGCTTAAATCcgaaacctatatatatatatatatatatattggtttgcATGAGTAcaatattgtatatatgcaaGACAAGCAGCACTACATGAGTTAACATAATACAAAGAATTATGCAGAAAAGATTTAAATCTAGCTAGCCTTGTAGTCGgggtcacacacacacacttgcaCATTCTTATACACAGATCGAGATATATAGCTAACCAAATGACATTGAAAGATCGAAATTATGAATCCGCAAATTTGATTGCGACAGCTGACCACCACTTCCCTTGGCTTTTATTTTCAACTTCTCCCATCATCAATCAGAATATTGTGGTCTCCACTCCACAGATTTGATTTTCTGTCGGTCTCTCAAAAAGCTAGGCGCAATACAAGATATTGCAGATTAGGGCCGAGACCCATTAGTACTTCAGCGCCCTCGCCCTCGAGTAGTGCTAACTATATATACAGTCTACTGTTGAGTCTATTTCCAATCCTTTTGATCAACCATGTGTACCGGATGCACTTATGTTCTAAATAGGTCTAGTTAAGTTCAGTCAGTAAACATGTGCCCCCCATCTCAAGGAAGATGGACCAATTTCGAATTAGATAGAATTTGTTATTTGAGGCAAGGACTCCTTGTTTTCCTTGTGAAGAAAATGCATTGGTGGGGGAGTGGACTTGGAGAGCCTATCCAAAGGAAAAAAGCAGAAAATATGGGAATTGAGTTGGAATAAATGGGTTGTCACCATGCAAAAGAACTGAGGAGAATCCTTCCTCCGTTTGACATACCTTAGACATCCATATGAGTCCTGAATGCCTCAAAACCCAACACAGGGCTTGAGAacttaagatttttaatttttgatacCTTGGAGCGCCATCCAATCAATTATGACATTGGCTTCATTTTGCAATTTGAAGTTTGAGTGGGGTCATTACATTGAGTCCAGTGCCCTTATTTCAAACCTAAACTAGCTAGTGTAGATTCACACCACTATGCAAAATGAAGCAAACCTGGAAAAACAACATTGGTTTTTTCTATCGGAATGAATCTAAATTCGTTCAGAACAAGTCATACTGTAATGTATTGTTGGTGACTGAGAAAGGGAAAATAACTACATGGTGATTGGTATTAATCATCcaacaaacataattttatctaaaataaccATCTGTGCAGTTCTGATTACATTACAGAAATATACACACAGTGCAGCAATTTTACAGGTACTAATTGTTATATATTCTCTTATTGACCGAAATTATATAAGTCATCCAAAAGCATATGTATTGTTTAACTCTCTCAACAGCTCGGATTGTGCCCAAGGCGATtcttatttttgtaaactatGTTAGTGGCTTGCTGTAGTCATTCATCTGACATgtgtataaaatgattttcctaAACATCATAGCCAtcaaaaatgatatatatatatatatgcagaattTATAAATGCCCTTTTCCCCACCAACAACAGAGCCCATGTATATGATTTAACGATGCCTAGGGAAATTATTACTAACATTAATCTTCTAGATAATGCATCTAGTGGTTAATGCTCTTTAACCTTAGTCTGAAGGTGGGtaatgtttcagattttatttaCACCTTTAGTCTTGGATTGTTCTGTGATTTTCTGGTAGTCTCTTAGATGCTACAATGGATGTATGATAGTGTTTGTATGAAGTTTATAGGGTCATTTATcatgctccctctctctctctctctccctctcactccctctataataatttacataaaagTAGCTGATCATACCAATCCAAATTTGAATAGGTGGTAAGCGGCATTTAGAGCTACGACCCTTCATGTCGTTTGGATCATAGTTGCTGAATAGAGTCAAAAGTCTCGAATTACAGCCAAGTTGTCAACAGGGGGAAGGAGAAACTTATTTCGAAGTAATCTATTGCAGATCATTGCGTATTTACTAAAGGTAATTTTCCTTCTTAGTtctttacaaatttctcaatcaTATTCCAagattgattattatatatgcatgcctcCTTTTGAAGAAGTATACAATAGTCATTTCAAAAAGGATTTGCCTTTATAATCAATATACACTGTTTTAACTAGGCTACTGAGAACCTGTACACGAATCCCATGGTTAGTCTAAGTTTATAACCGTAATATATTTAGTTCATTACTAACTTGAGAGTCAAAGCTTGTCTCCAAGTaagaatctaatattaaattttttaatattagctaCTCATTGCACACCCAATTTCACTTACCTAACAATCTCTTTTCTATTATTTGGTGACCATAAGATGGATAAGGCTTGGATGCATATCGAAGATAGATTGCATTCCAATAGTTATGGTGAAGGTGTTAGACAATTCATGGCTATGGCTCAAGCCCATTCACCTGGATCTGATCGCATTAGATGTCCATGTAAGAGATGTCGGAATAGAGCTTTCCACACTCTTAGCCTAGTCGAAGATCATTTATTCATCATAGGGATTGATCCAACTTATACGGaatggatatttcatggggaagATGATCCTTTCCTAGATGCTACATTTTCAGACGATGAAGGTGATGATGCATCGGCTTCTAATGACTACATCGATGATGTCGATGACATGTTAGATGACATAAGGGTTGGGTCGTTCATGGATGATTCAGCTACAAATCAAGGAAATGCAAACACAAATGATGAACCACCCACCTATAATACCTCAACAAACCTTAATTTTGAGGAGTTGGTAGCTGACGCACGACGACCACTTTACCCTTCATGTGCAACGTTCTCAAAGCTCTCCTTTATAGTCAAATTGCTTCACATCAAGACACTTGGTGGTTGGACCGTGAAGTCCTTTGACATGGTTATAAAGCTTTTACAAGCTGCATTTCCCAATGCCCTTTTCCCTGACTCATTTAACGATGCTCGTCGCTTGGAGCGTGGCTTGGGATTTAGTTACAAAAAGATACATGCTTGTCCAAATGATTGTGcattgttttggaaggaaaatgaagagTTCAATGAATGTCCAAAATGTAATGCATCTAGGTGGATTTTAAGCACAAGTAACCATCAAAGGATACCCCAAAAAGTTCTCCGGTATTTTCCTCTGAAGCCACGCTTGCAGAAGCTATTTATGTCAAAGAAGACAGCCCAGGCCATGAGATGGCATTTAGAAGAACATGTTCAGGATCCGACCTGCATGCGACATCCATCAGATTCTAGTGTATGGAAAGAATTTGATAACAAACATGGTTGGTTTTCCCAAGATCCTCGCAATGTTAGACTTGGCCTAGCGAGTGATGGGTTTAACCCATTCAATAACATGAGCAAACCGTATAGCATATGGCCCGTACTACTTGTACCTTACAACTTGCCCCcttggttatgcatgaaagatccatacaCCATGTTGTCATTGCTAATCCCTGGCCCAAAGGCACCAGGAAATGATATTGATGTATAGTTGCGTCCTCTTGTCGATGAgttgaaagagttatgggaagaGGGTATTCATACTTATGATGCATACACTGGGCAAATCTTTAGGTTGCATGCAACGTTACTTTGGACTATCAATGACTTCCCCGCATACGCCAATCTTTCTGGGTGGAGCACAAAGGGCAAGATGGCATGCCCTGCATGTACAGATGAAACAGATTCCATTTGGTTGGTTTATGGGCGCaaacattgttatatgggtCATCGGCGGTGGTTGGCACTAAATCACAGTTGGAGACGGAAAAAGAATGCTTTTAATGGGTCCGAGGAGCACCGACTACAACCAACAAGGGTTGCGGAAGATGCTTTGCTAGAGCAATTAAATGTGGTCTCACATGTGCAGTTTGGTAAATCTTCAGTGAAGAGGAAACGAACACCCAATCAActaaattggacaaaaaaatctatattttttgagCTTCCTTACTGGTTAGACTTGGGATTGAGACATAACCTGGacgtcatgcatattgagaaaaacatCTGTGATAACGTGTTGGGAACATTGTTgaatattgaaggaaaaactaaGGACTCTGCTAATGCGCGTAGGGATTTGGCAAATCTTGGACTAAGGAAAGAATTGCATTTACAACATAATGGTGATCGTATTTCTATGAGTCTTGCATGCTACATGTTAAATTTGCATGAGCGAAGGAAGTTTTGTGCATGGTTGTCAGAAGTGAAATTCCCGGATGGTTTTGCCTCAAACATTGCCAGGTGTGTCAATGTCAGTGACGGAAAAATTAGTGGAATGAAGAGCCATGATTGTCATATCTTTATGCAAGCACTCCTGCCGGTTGTGATTGGTGGGTTCTTACGGCCCGATGTGCGTCAAGCCTTAATAGAGTTAAGCGGGTTCTTCAAAGAATTTTGTTCACGAACATTAAACTTATCAGTGTTGCATCGGCTTCAAGCAAATATTCCCATCATTCTCTGTAAACTAGAAATGATATTTCCTCCTGCattttttgatatcatggtgCACCTTGCAATTCATTTGCCAGAGGAAGCATTGTTGGCAGGACCAGTGCAGTACAGATGGATGTACCCTTTTGAAAGGTATCTAGGGAAGTTCAAACGGTAAGTCCGCAACAAAgcccgtccagaaggatcaattgctGAGGCATATATTCATCTCGAGTGCCTAACTTTTTGCTCTATGTATCTTCATGATATTGAGACGAGATTTAACCGAGAGGAACGCAACAATGACGTGGTACTTGGTTCTCTAGGGTCGGGAAATGAGCCAAGATTGTCTGTTTTCTCACAAAAGGTACGACCGTTGGGGACATCAATGAATCACAAATTAGCAGACTCACTAATGGCCAAGGCCCGATGGTATGTACTTAATAACTGCACGGAGGTTGAGCAATATATAGAGTAAGTACaccattcaaatatatttactttattgATGGTTGTACCATCTTATTAGCCTTAGGGTAATGTTTTCAAACATATATGCAGGGAGCACTATAATAAGATGGTAGAAGAGGACGAGAATAACATCCTTCGTAGGCACCAAAGTCAATTCCCAGCATGGTTCAGATCACGCGTaaattttctaaatcaatgcactACAGATATGTATCCCTTGTTTAAAGAGCAACTATATAACTGTGTTATTCTTTGTATGGTAGATTCGAGAGTTGCGTGCAATTAGACCAGGTGAGATCACCGATGACATATATGCATTAGCGTGTGGTCCAGATCCACGGGTCGCATCATATGCCGGATGCATAATGAATGGAGTTCGCTTTCATACAAAAGAGCGTGAAAGGCGTCGCCGCACCCAAAACAGCGGGGTGGTGGTTCATGGTGAGCATCGGGGATCCCCGGTTGACTTTTACGGTGTGTTGAATGACATCATAGAATTACAGTACATGGGTTGGCGAAAGGTATACTTGTTTAGTTGTGCTTGGTATGACGTTGGCGACCCGAGAAGGGGGATACGTGTCAGGGACCATTTAACATTAGTGAATACTGCTAGGCAATGGTATAAAGATGAGCCTTTCGCCTTAGCGTGCCAAGCACTACAAGTGTTTTATCTCACGGATCTGACATTGGGGGGAAGTTGGCAAGTCGTACATAAGATTACAAATAGGAATGTTTACAACATTCGCTCGATGACTACTGTTGTggaggatgatgatgacgaaTCTTCTACGGGTGAAGCAGAAGATGATGGTCAAACTAATGTGAACAATTATCCCCCTATCGTAGAGAGTGAATCAAGCATGCTTGATCCATTGCACCGAGACGATGAAGAGCATTTGCCCGTTGATCCATTAATCATATCACGTCGAGACCCGTCCCAACCTGTTGAGGATGATGCATTTATTGATGATGACCCACTTGGCGATGACGATGGTAACTCCGGTGGTGAGTCTGAGCATCATCTGCATGAGGAGtcggatgatgatgatgatggtatTTCACAACCCATTCAATATGTTAATTTCGTTTAAATTCATAATGTAGTCATTAGGgagttgatatatattttatgttattaaaaGCATAGAATAGACGGATTTGGAAGTAACATTgtaaaagacattttttttatacattcatTGGCTGCATTTATAATCAACCATACCTATTCATCTTGAgttgaaaattatatgaatttaattaatgatttatatttcaCAACCCATATTAAGACTTAAGTTGTTTAGATCACACAATAAATGTCTTTTCAGAAGGTATACTAGTAGCTTATGTTGTGTCTATGTGTTATTCGCAGACGGCACATGACCTGAATTTTCAGAGTAGAGAAGGTGGATGACATGTAAGTGTAGGCACAACCCATATTGGAGTAAGAGATGCTGGTTCATAAGGTATTATATTGGAAACTACATGCAGTCAAGTGCATTGTTTAGCATTCTGTACATAGAAATCAGATTCCTTGTTTGTTGAGGTTAGGATAATAGGTTAACCATACAAGACTGAGCCATGAACGCCCTGTTTTGGGTTGCTTACTGATCATGGGATCGTAGGGTTGCAATAATGCTACATACCCATCATAAATAGTTCCACTTATTGAATACTATCTCGAAAACTTTAAGTACTAATCCAAAAAGATAAGTATTGTAGCCAAATCATGATTTACAgatttagatatataaatatatatctcttatatatatatatatatatattatatgcagtTGCTAGGTATAGGTTGAGCATTCCACTTAACAAAATCACCATGCATAATCACTGAAATCTCTTAATCGAGCTAGTGGGTTGCGCTTATGGATATGTATGTGTGCCTATaacaatatatacatgataggGATGAAGAGATAGAAATGTTTGTCCAACACTTTGTAGTACTTAgcaatcaaaagaaaagatata from Juglans regia cultivar Chandler chromosome 2, Walnut 2.0, whole genome shotgun sequence carries:
- the LOC108995430 gene encoding uncharacterized protein LOC108995430 produces the protein MACPACTDETDSIWLVYGRKHCYMGHRRWLALNHSWRRKKNAFNGSEEHRLQPTRVAEDALLEQLNVVSHVQFGKSSVKRKRTPNQLNWTKKSIFFELPYWLDLGLRHNLDVMHIEKNICDNVLGTLLNIEGKTKDSANARRDLANLGLRKELHLQHNGDRISMSLACYMLNLHERRKFCAWLSEVKFPDGFASNIARCVNVSDGKISGMKSHDCHIFMQALLPVVIGGFLRPDVRQALIELSGFFKEFCSRTLNLSVLHRLQANIPIILCKLEMIFPPAFFDIMVHLAIHLPEEALLAGPVQYRWMYPFERYLGKFKREHYNKMVEEDENNILRRHQSQFPAWFRSRIRELRAIRPGEITDDIYALACGPDPRVASYAGCIMNGVRFHTKERERRRRTQNSGVVVHGEHRGSPVDFYGVLNDIIELQYMGWRKVYLFSCAWYDVGDPRRGIRVRDHLTLVNTARQWYKDEPFALACQALQVFYLTDLTLGGSWQVVHKITNRNVYNIRSMTTVVEDDDDESSTGEAEDDGQTNVNNYPPIVESESSMLDPLHRDDEEHLPVDPLIISRRDPSQPVEDDAFIDDDPLGDDDGNSGGESEHHLHEESDDDDDGISQPIQYVNFV
- the LOC108995429 gene encoding uncharacterized protein LOC108995429; translated protein: MDKAWMHIEDRLHSNSYGEGVRQFMAMAQAHSPGSDRIRCPCKRCRNRAFHTLSLVEDHLFIIGIDPTYTEWIFHGEDDPFLDATFSDDEGDDASASNDYIDDVDDMLDDIRVGSFMDDSATNQGNANTNDEPPTYNTSTNLNFEELVADARRPLYPSCATFSKLSFIVKLLHIKTLGGWTVKSFDMVIKLLQAAFPNALFPDSFNDARRLERGLGFSYKKIHACPNDCALFWKENEEFNECPKCNASRWILSTSNHQRIPQKVLRYFPLKPRLQKLFMSKKTAQAMRWHLEEHVQDPTCMRHPSDSSVWKEFDNKHGWFSQDPRNVRLGLASDGFNPFNNMSKPYSIWPVLLVPYNLPPWLCMKDPYTMLSLLIPGPKAPGNDIDV